In Desulfurellaceae bacterium, a single window of DNA contains:
- a CDS encoding alpha/beta hydrolase has translation MNSESGTIDAGGFTLQYLIEGSGPPAIVIGSARYYPRVFSQQLREHLRLVFLDHRGFARAPATIDPASFKLETVVDDIERARQALGLGRVMVIGHSGHSYMALEYGKRYPDHVSHVVMIGIAPDLSADSVEAVARYWRESVSPERKALFETNLQRLPDEELAHLPLSERFITAYIRNGAKIWFDPKFDSTPLWEGVELNEVFDHIWGKVFPAIDITQSLDALERPVFLALGRYDFLVAPPSSWDRVRPAFKDLTVRVFERSGHTPQFEEAGLFDAELLGWLKSKP, from the coding sequence ATGAACAGCGAGAGCGGGACTATCGACGCCGGCGGCTTCACGCTTCAATACCTGATCGAGGGCAGCGGTCCACCCGCTATCGTCATCGGCAGTGCGCGGTACTATCCCCGTGTCTTTTCGCAGCAGCTTCGGGAGCATCTCCGGCTGGTCTTCCTCGACCATCGCGGCTTTGCCCGGGCTCCGGCGACTATCGATCCCGCTTCTTTCAAGCTGGAAACTGTGGTCGACGACATAGAGCGAGCCCGCCAGGCGCTTGGCTTGGGGCGGGTGATGGTGATAGGCCACTCGGGCCACAGCTATATGGCGCTCGAATACGGCAAGCGCTACCCCGATCATGTGTCGCACGTGGTCATGATTGGCATTGCCCCGGATCTCAGCGCCGACAGCGTGGAAGCGGTGGCGCGGTACTGGCGCGAGTCGGTCTCTCCTGAACGAAAGGCGCTCTTCGAGACCAATCTCCAACGCCTGCCTGATGAAGAATTGGCGCATTTGCCGCTCTCGGAACGATTCATCACCGCCTATATTCGCAATGGAGCGAAGATATGGTTCGACCCGAAGTTCGATTCAACCCCACTGTGGGAGGGGGTCGAGTTGAACGAGGTCTTCGACCACATTTGGGGCAAGGTCTTTCCCGCCATCGACATCACGCAGTCCCTCGACGCCCTGGAACGGCCCGTGTTTCTCGCCCTCGGGCGCTACGACTTCCTGGTTGCGCCTCCGTCGTCCTGGGACCGTGTCCGTCCGGCATTCAAAGACCTGACCGTGCGGGTCTTCGAGCGAAGCGGTCATACGCCCCAGTT